One window of Atribacter laminatus genomic DNA carries:
- the rplB gene encoding 50S ribosomal protein L2: MANIKAYKPTTNPRRHMTGHTFEEITSGAPEKSLLVSHRRKAGRDSSGRVAVRHQGGGHKRKYRIIDFKRNKFDIPAKVASIEYDPNRSARIALLVYADGEKRYIIAPLGLKVGDTVLSSPKAEIQPGNALPLKSIPVGTIIHNIEMKQGKGAQLARAAGSYGQLMAKEGTYTQIRLSSGEVRLIHIDCLATVGQVGNLDHENITVGKAGRKRWMGIRPTVRGNAMNPIDHPHGGGENKAHCGRQPVTPWGKYTKGYKTRKNKNTDKWIVKRRK; this comes from the coding sequence ATGGCAAATATTAAGGCATACAAGCCGACAACGAACCCCCGACGTCACATGACCGGGCATACTTTCGAGGAAATTACTTCTGGAGCGCCGGAAAAATCGCTTCTTGTTTCTCATCGGCGGAAAGCCGGAAGAGACAGTTCGGGAAGAGTTGCAGTGCGTCATCAGGGTGGTGGTCACAAGCGGAAATACCGGATCATCGATTTTAAGCGGAATAAATTCGATATACCAGCTAAGGTTGCTAGTATCGAATATGATCCTAACCGATCAGCAAGAATAGCTCTCTTGGTTTATGCAGACGGAGAGAAACGGTATATTATTGCTCCTTTGGGTTTGAAAGTCGGTGACACCGTATTATCCAGTCCAAAAGCGGAGATTCAACCTGGTAATGCTCTCCCATTAAAAAGCATACCGGTTGGAACTATTATTCATAACATTGAGATGAAACAGGGAAAGGGAGCGCAATTAGCTAGAGCTGCTGGTTCCTATGGACAACTTATGGCAAAAGAAGGAACCTATACCCAGATTCGGTTATCTTCTGGTGAAGTTCGGCTTATTCATATTGATTGTTTAGCTACAGTTGGTCAAGTGGGGAATCTTGATCACGAAAATATCACGGTTGGAAAAGCAGGTCGAAAACGATGGATGGGTATTCGACCCACAGTTCGCGGAAATGCTATGAACCCGATTGACCATCCTCACGGGGGTGGAGAGAATAAAGCTCATTGTGGACGACAGCCAGTAACACCGTGGGGAAAGTATACGAAGGGGTATAAAACCCGCAAGAATAAAAATACTGATAAATGGATTGTGAAGAGAAGAAAATAA
- a CDS encoding 50S ribosomal protein L23, which yields MIQDREILIHPIITEKAVDQQKANKYVFRVDPRATKNDIKNAVHNLFGVTVLQVNTMNVRGKVKRMGRFEGYTRSWKKAIVYVKPGEKIKAFDIG from the coding sequence ATGATTCAAGACCGGGAGATATTGATTCATCCGATTATAACTGAAAAAGCGGTTGACCAACAAAAAGCCAATAAGTATGTTTTTCGAGTTGATCCCCGGGCGACCAAAAATGACATCAAAAATGCCGTCCATAATTTATTTGGGGTTACGGTATTACAGGTCAATACTATGAATGTAAGAGGAAAAGTGAAACGAATGGGACGTTTTGAGGGATACACTCGCTCATGGAAAAAAGCAATTGTTTATGTCAAACCCGGCGAGAAAATCAAAGCCTTTGATATCGGATAA
- the rplD gene encoding 50S ribosomal protein L4 yields MELEVKNREGNKVGTLNLEDVLFQREINPHLIFLSVKGYLDNQRQGNAKTKTRSEVHGGGRKPWRQKGTGRARHGSNRSPIWRHGGIVFGPQPRSYSHPLPKNEKRLALIHAITDKLNNNAVMVIDQLNIDQPKTKDAIEFLNRMNVQGNVLLVVSEINPNILRAFANLPLVKLLSRNELNTYSIVKSDVVIFEKDVLVGIQEVFGV; encoded by the coding sequence ATGGAACTTGAGGTAAAGAATAGAGAAGGGAATAAGGTTGGTACCCTTAATTTAGAAGATGTTCTCTTTCAAAGAGAAATTAACCCCCATCTCATTTTTCTCTCGGTTAAGGGATATCTTGATAATCAACGGCAGGGAAACGCTAAAACCAAAACCCGTAGCGAGGTTCATGGTGGTGGGAGAAAACCCTGGCGGCAAAAAGGTACCGGAAGAGCCCGGCACGGAAGTAACCGGTCTCCGATTTGGCGTCATGGAGGAATAGTGTTTGGACCTCAGCCCAGATCGTATAGTCATCCTCTACCAAAAAATGAAAAGAGATTGGCTTTAATTCATGCTATAACTGATAAACTGAATAATAATGCTGTTATGGTTATTGATCAGCTCAATATTGATCAACCGAAAACCAAGGATGCGATCGAATTTCTCAACCGGATGAATGTTCAAGGAAATGTTTTATTAGTCGTTTCAGAGATAAACCCGAATATCCTCCGGGCTTTTGCGAATTTGCCATTAGTGAAATTGTTAAGTCGCAATGAACTCAATACCTATAGTATAGTTAAAAGTGATGTGGTGATTTTTGAAAAGGATGTTTTGGTTGGAATTCAGGAGGTGTTTGGTGTATGA
- the rplC gene encoding 50S ribosomal protein L3, whose amino-acid sequence MPRTEYGMIGEKVGMSRIFSDNGESIPVTIIKCGPCYVVQKKEKTTDNYEAVQIGYGETKEKKVNKPIRGHLKKAGIEPLRKLVEFRVKDLSAFQSGQVLKVSGFKVGDTIDIIGKSKGKGFAGVMKRHGYHGGKASHGSMHYRAPGSIGGTDAGRVFKGKGLPGRMGGERVTMKNLTVVQINEERDLLVVKGAIPGAPGQTVLVRKNAV is encoded by the coding sequence ATGCCACGAACAGAGTATGGCATGATTGGAGAAAAAGTAGGTATGAGCCGGATCTTTTCCGATAATGGCGAATCTATACCGGTTACGATAATTAAATGCGGCCCTTGTTATGTCGTCCAAAAGAAAGAAAAGACTACTGATAATTACGAAGCAGTACAAATTGGCTATGGGGAAACCAAGGAAAAGAAAGTAAACAAACCGATCAGAGGCCATTTAAAGAAAGCCGGTATTGAACCCCTAAGAAAATTAGTTGAATTTCGAGTAAAAGATTTATCGGCTTTTCAATCTGGTCAGGTCCTTAAGGTATCAGGATTTAAGGTTGGAGATACCATCGATATTATTGGAAAATCGAAGGGAAAAGGGTTTGCTGGGGTTATGAAGCGCCATGGTTATCATGGTGGGAAAGCCTCTCATGGCTCTATGCATTACCGAGCTCCAGGTTCAATTGGGGGAACCGATGCCGGGAGAGTTTTTAAAGGAAAAGGCCTCCCCGGAAGAATGGGTGGAGAGAGAGTGACGATGAAAAATTTAACCGTGGTGCAAATCAATGAAGAAAGAGATTTATTAGTGGTGAAAGGCGCAATACCTGGCGCACCCGGTCAAACCGTACTTGTGCGAAAGAATGCCGTTTAG
- the rpsJ gene encoding 30S ribosomal protein S10, which produces MKVAQKIRIKLKAYDHKILDQSALRIVQTAEKTGALVSGPVPLPTDIVKYTVLRSSNVDKKSREQFEQRTHKRLIDILEPNPKTVDALMHLDLPAGVDIEIKL; this is translated from the coding sequence ATGAAAGTGGCACAAAAAATAAGAATAAAATTGAAAGCCTATGACCATAAAATATTAGATCAATCAGCTTTACGAATAGTTCAGACTGCGGAAAAGACTGGAGCTTTGGTTTCTGGTCCAGTTCCCTTGCCAACTGATATTGTTAAATATACGGTATTGCGTTCTTCTAATGTCGATAAAAAATCTCGAGAGCAATTTGAGCAAAGAACTCATAAAAGACTGATTGATATATTAGAACCGAATCCAAAGACCGTTGATGCGTTAATGCATCTTGATTTACCGGCTGGAGTTGACATTGAAATTAAACTGTAG
- the tuf gene encoding elongation factor Tu, with translation MAKQKFERTKTHVNVGTIGHVDHGKTTLTAAVTETLSKLGMASYVPFDQIDKAPEERERGITIAIAHVEYQTEKRHYAHIDCPGHADYVKNMITGAAQMDGAILVVSAADGPMPQTREHILLARQVGVPYILVYLNKIDMVDDPELLELVEMEVRDLLNRYEFPGDDIPIIKGSALKALECGCGKRDCEWCKSVWELMDALDSYIPDPQRELDKPFLMSVEDVFTITGRGTVVTGRVERGVLHLGDQIEIVGLSHDIKKTVVTGIEMFRKLLDEAQAGDNIGVLLRGTEKKEVERGQVLAIPGSITPHTVFKGRVYVLTKEEGGRHTPFFNGYRPQFYFRTTDVTGEIKLAQGVEMIMPGDNADLDVKLIYPIAMEKGLRFAIREGGRTVGAGVVTDITE, from the coding sequence ATGGCGAAACAAAAGTTTGAACGAACCAAAACCCACGTCAACGTCGGAACCATCGGTCACGTTGACCACGGGAAAACGACTCTCACCGCTGCCGTCACCGAGACCCTCTCCAAACTCGGGATGGCAAGCTATGTTCCCTTTGACCAGATTGACAAGGCTCCTGAAGAACGAGAACGAGGCATCACCATCGCCATCGCTCACGTGGAATACCAGACCGAGAAACGGCACTATGCCCACATCGACTGCCCCGGCCATGCTGACTATGTCAAGAACATGATCACCGGTGCTGCCCAGATGGATGGTGCCATCCTGGTCGTCTCCGCAGCAGACGGTCCCATGCCCCAGACTCGGGAACACATCCTGCTCGCCCGTCAGGTCGGAGTCCCCTACATCCTGGTCTACCTGAACAAGATCGACATGGTCGATGACCCGGAACTCTTGGAACTGGTGGAAATGGAAGTCCGCGATCTCCTCAACCGCTACGAGTTCCCTGGAGACGATATCCCCATCATCAAAGGGAGCGCCTTGAAAGCCTTGGAATGTGGTTGTGGCAAACGGGACTGTGAGTGGTGCAAGAGTGTCTGGGAACTGATGGATGCCCTGGATAGCTATATCCCTGATCCCCAACGGGAACTGGATAAACCCTTCCTCATGTCGGTTGAAGACGTCTTCACCATCACCGGACGCGGAACTGTGGTCACCGGACGAGTGGAACGAGGGGTGCTCCATCTCGGAGATCAGATTGAAATCGTTGGTCTCTCCCATGACATCAAAAAGACGGTCGTCACCGGAATTGAAATGTTCCGCAAGCTCCTCGATGAAGCCCAGGCGGGTGACAATATCGGAGTGCTCCTCCGTGGCACCGAGAAGAAAGAAGTGGAACGGGGTCAGGTCTTGGCCATTCCCGGTTCCATCACTCCCCACACCGTCTTCAAAGGACGAGTTTACGTTCTCACCAAAGAAGAAGGGGGTCGTCATACTCCGTTCTTCAACGGCTATCGTCCTCAGTTCTATTTCCGGACCACCGATGTCACCGGTGAGATCAAGCTTGCCCAAGGGGTCGAGATGATCATGCCAGGAGATAATGCTGACCTCGATGTCAAACTCATCTACCCCATTGCAATGGAGAAAGGTCTCCGCTTTGCCATTCGTGAAGGTGGTCGTACCGTCGGAGCCGGAGTCGTAACTGATATTACTGAGTAA
- the fusA gene encoding elongation factor G, translating into MNSNLNQEQDFEQLNIEKVRNIGIMAHIDAGKTTVTERVLFFTRKIHRVGEVHEGMATMDYLPQEQERGITISSAVTTCFWNNARINIIDTPGHVDFTVEVERSLRVLDGAVAVFCGVGGVEPQSETVWHQADHYRVPRIAFINKLDRVGADFFAVVNAIRKKLNANAHPTQIPIGKESDFIGVIDLIEMKAFIYGRDSNGMEFDWVDIPDAYRQEALIYRDKLLEAISEIDENIMQKYLDGNEINPQEIRQAIRKGTTTGKFIPVLGGSALRNKCIQPLLDAVVWYLPSPLDLPPVEGKNPKTNESEKRLPMKKEPFSGLVFKINMDPHAGKISFFRVYSGQLQSGTYVYNSNKGVKERVSRILIIHANRREDVQMVKAGDLCGIVGLRNATTGDTLCEERYPIVLETLVFPEPVIEVAIEPKTRADQEKLGLALSKLAEEDPTFKVKTDEETGQTLISGMGELHLEIIIDRLLREFKVEANVGRPQVAYRETIRRSSRGEGRYVRQTGGRGQYGHVVLEIEPCEDNFVFEDKIVGGAIPREYIPSAQAGVKESLDNGVIAGYPVMNIRVRLVDGSYHPVDSSDIAFKIAGSLALRDAIKRAQPILLEPVMKVQIITPKDYLGDVIGDISARRGKIEGIESKGELQVINAQAPLASLFGYATALRSVTQGRATYTMQFSHYEEVPENMMKEIIDKLR; encoded by the coding sequence TTGAATAGTAACCTCAATCAGGAACAAGATTTTGAACAATTGAATATAGAAAAAGTTCGAAACATAGGGATTATGGCTCACATAGATGCCGGGAAAACAACGGTTACTGAGCGAGTTTTATTTTTTACCCGAAAAATTCACCGTGTGGGTGAAGTCCATGAGGGAATGGCAACCATGGATTACCTTCCCCAAGAGCAAGAAAGAGGAATTACCATCAGTTCAGCGGTGACCACTTGTTTTTGGAATAATGCTCGGATAAATATTATCGATACGCCAGGCCACGTGGACTTTACTGTTGAAGTAGAGAGAAGCCTTCGGGTGTTAGATGGTGCAGTAGCGGTATTTTGCGGAGTTGGCGGTGTAGAGCCACAATCAGAAACAGTTTGGCACCAAGCAGACCATTACCGAGTTCCTCGAATTGCATTTATTAATAAATTAGATCGGGTTGGTGCTGATTTTTTTGCGGTCGTCAATGCTATTCGTAAAAAATTAAATGCGAACGCTCATCCAACCCAAATTCCCATTGGAAAAGAAAGCGACTTTATTGGTGTTATTGATTTAATTGAAATGAAAGCTTTTATTTATGGAAGAGACAGTAATGGGATGGAATTTGATTGGGTAGATATCCCGGATGCTTATCGGCAAGAAGCTTTAATCTATCGAGATAAACTTCTGGAAGCAATATCCGAGATCGATGAAAACATCATGCAAAAATATTTGGATGGAAATGAGATAAATCCTCAAGAAATACGTCAAGCTATTCGGAAGGGAACGACCACCGGAAAATTTATACCGGTATTAGGTGGCTCGGCTCTTCGTAATAAATGCATTCAACCTCTTTTAGACGCAGTGGTTTGGTATCTTCCATCCCCACTTGATCTACCGCCAGTTGAAGGGAAAAACCCGAAAACCAATGAATCCGAAAAACGCCTTCCCATGAAGAAAGAGCCTTTTTCGGGTTTGGTTTTTAAGATAAATATGGATCCCCATGCGGGGAAAATTTCTTTTTTCCGAGTCTATTCTGGTCAACTGCAAAGCGGTACTTATGTATATAACAGTAATAAAGGAGTAAAGGAGCGAGTTAGCCGAATTTTGATCATTCATGCGAATCGACGGGAAGACGTACAAATGGTAAAAGCTGGAGACTTATGTGGTATTGTGGGATTACGAAATGCAACTACCGGCGATACCCTCTGCGAAGAACGTTATCCTATCGTTTTAGAAACACTGGTGTTTCCTGAACCAGTAATCGAGGTCGCAATAGAGCCCAAAACTCGTGCCGATCAAGAAAAACTTGGTTTAGCTTTATCAAAATTAGCTGAAGAAGATCCGACTTTTAAGGTAAAAACTGATGAGGAAACCGGTCAAACGTTGATTTCGGGAATGGGAGAATTACATCTTGAAATCATCATCGACCGTCTTTTACGAGAGTTTAAAGTCGAGGCCAATGTGGGTCGACCTCAAGTTGCCTACCGAGAAACAATCCGGCGAAGTAGTCGAGGAGAGGGACGCTATGTTCGCCAAACCGGTGGAAGAGGACAATACGGCCATGTTGTTTTAGAGATCGAACCCTGTGAAGATAATTTTGTTTTTGAAGATAAAATTGTTGGGGGAGCAATACCAAGAGAATATATTCCTTCGGCTCAAGCTGGAGTAAAAGAATCACTGGATAATGGTGTTATTGCTGGTTACCCAGTCATGAACATTCGGGTTCGTTTGGTTGATGGTTCTTATCATCCAGTGGACTCTTCCGATATCGCTTTTAAAATTGCCGGGTCTCTGGCATTGCGGGATGCGATAAAAAGAGCTCAACCGATCCTTTTGGAGCCGGTTATGAAAGTGCAAATTATTACTCCAAAAGACTATTTAGGTGATGTTATTGGAGATATAAGCGCCCGAAGAGGAAAAATTGAAGGAATCGAAAGCAAAGGAGAATTACAGGTTATCAATGCCCAGGCTCCTTTGGCTTCGCTTTTTGGTTACGCAACTGCTCTTCGTTCGGTTACCCAGGGAAGAGCTACTTATACCATGCAGTTTTCTCATTATGAAGAAGTGCCTGAGAATATGATGAAAGAAATTATTGATAAATTGAGGTAA
- the rpsG gene encoding 30S ribosomal protein S7 gives MPRKGPVSKREIQPDPVYNSIDVARLMNKIMLKGKKSVSEQIVYDAFEIVREKSKRDPLEVFSQALNNVMPLVEVRARRVGGANYQVPMEVRPERSKSLGIRWLVNYSRQRSGRTMTEKLANEIIDAANGTGASSKKREDTHRMAEANKAFAHYRWF, from the coding sequence TTGCCGAGAAAAGGTCCGGTTTCAAAAAGAGAAATCCAACCAGATCCAGTATATAACAGTATTGATGTGGCACGATTAATGAACAAGATCATGCTCAAGGGAAAAAAGAGTGTTTCAGAGCAAATTGTTTATGATGCTTTTGAGATAGTTCGTGAGAAGTCGAAACGCGATCCATTAGAAGTATTTTCTCAAGCTTTGAATAATGTAATGCCTTTAGTTGAGGTGAGAGCTCGGCGGGTTGGCGGAGCTAACTACCAAGTGCCTATGGAAGTTCGTCCCGAACGAAGCAAAAGTCTTGGTATTCGATGGTTGGTCAACTATAGCCGTCAACGGTCTGGAAGAACCATGACCGAGAAATTAGCCAATGAAATCATTGATGCCGCCAATGGGACAGGGGCATCGTCGAAGAAAAGAGAAGACACTCATCGTATGGCAGAAGCCAATAAAGCATTTGCCCACTATCGGTGGTTTTAG
- the rpsL gene encoding 30S ribosomal protein S12 — translation MPTINQLVRQGRKQPKKKSSAPALKSSPQKRGVCTRVWTITPKKPNSALRKVARVRLTNGIEVTAYIPGIGHNLQEHSLVLIRGGRVKDLPGVRYHIVRGTLDTAGVENRKQSRSKYGAKRPKS, via the coding sequence ATGCCGACCATAAACCAGTTGGTTCGACAAGGCAGAAAGCAGCCAAAAAAGAAAAGCAGTGCTCCTGCTTTGAAAAGCTCTCCTCAAAAACGAGGAGTGTGTACCCGGGTATGGACTATTACTCCTAAGAAGCCCAACTCGGCATTGCGGAAGGTCGCTCGTGTACGTTTGACTAATGGAATCGAAGTAACCGCTTATATTCCTGGAATAGGACATAATCTTCAGGAACATTCCCTAGTCCTTATTCGTGGTGGTCGTGTGAAAGACCTTCCTGGTGTGAGGTATCATATAGTGCGTGGAACGCTAGATACGGCTGGTGTTGAGAATCGTAAACAAAGCCGTTCAAAATACGGAGCGAAAAGACCAAAATCATAA